In Streptomyces sp. NBC_01408, one DNA window encodes the following:
- the cobC gene encoding Rv2231c family pyridoxal phosphate-dependent protein CobC — MGEYATQLVVGVGGRAGVSVAEVCALVEETLRGAGLAPGAVTALATVESKAGEAGITGAAKRFGVPLLSYPADELAAIEVPHPSEAAREAAGTRSVAEAAALAGGGELLVPKRRSVAATCAVATVCAHDLRHHGDAEVVDAGAALVDLAVNVRADTPPAWLEQRIAASLGDLAAYPDGRAARAAVAARHGLPVERVLLTAGAAEAFVLIARALGAVRPVVVHPQFTEPEAALRDAGHRVGRVVLRAADGFRLDPAAVPEDADLVVIGNPTNPTSVLHPADTLAALARPGRILVVDEAFMDAVPGEREALAGRMDLPGLVVLRSLTKTWGLAGLRIGYVLAEPEVIAKLAAAQPLWPVSTPALVAAEACMAPAALAEAEEAARQIAVDRAHLLAGLAEFDEIQVTGVAQGPFVLIQVAGAAEVRVRLRALGFAVRRGDTFPGLDHSWLRLAVRDRATTGRLLQAMDHALALAAP, encoded by the coding sequence GTGGGCGAGTACGCGACGCAGCTGGTGGTCGGGGTCGGCGGACGCGCGGGGGTTTCCGTGGCGGAGGTCTGCGCCCTGGTCGAGGAGACGCTGCGGGGGGCCGGGCTGGCCCCGGGGGCGGTGACGGCGCTGGCGACGGTGGAGTCGAAGGCGGGAGAGGCGGGGATCACCGGCGCGGCGAAACGTTTCGGCGTGCCCCTCCTCAGCTACCCGGCCGACGAGCTGGCGGCGATCGAGGTGCCGCACCCCTCGGAGGCCGCTCGCGAGGCGGCCGGGACCCGGTCCGTCGCGGAGGCGGCCGCGCTCGCCGGGGGCGGGGAGCTCCTCGTACCGAAGCGGCGCTCGGTGGCGGCGACCTGCGCGGTGGCCACGGTCTGCGCGCACGACCTGCGCCACCACGGGGACGCCGAGGTGGTGGACGCGGGCGCCGCGCTGGTGGACCTCGCGGTCAACGTACGGGCGGACACGCCCCCGGCCTGGCTCGAGCAGCGGATCGCGGCCTCCCTGGGCGATCTCGCCGCGTACCCCGACGGACGGGCGGCCCGCGCGGCGGTGGCCGCCCGGCACGGGCTGCCCGTCGAGCGGGTGCTGCTGACGGCCGGGGCCGCGGAGGCCTTCGTGCTGATCGCACGCGCCCTGGGCGCCGTACGGCCGGTGGTGGTGCATCCGCAGTTCACCGAGCCGGAGGCGGCCCTGCGGGACGCGGGCCACCGGGTGGGACGGGTGGTGCTCCGGGCGGCCGACGGCTTCCGGCTGGACCCGGCGGCGGTGCCGGAGGACGCCGACCTCGTGGTGATCGGCAACCCGACCAACCCGACCTCCGTCCTGCACCCGGCGGACACCCTGGCCGCGCTGGCCCGGCCGGGCCGGATCCTGGTGGTGGACGAGGCCTTCATGGACGCCGTCCCGGGCGAGCGGGAGGCCCTGGCCGGGCGGATGGACCTGCCGGGGCTGGTGGTGCTGCGGAGCCTGACGAAGACCTGGGGGCTGGCGGGGCTGCGGATCGGCTACGTGCTGGCCGAGCCCGAGGTGATCGCGAAGCTGGCGGCCGCACAGCCGCTGTGGCCGGTGTCGACCCCGGCGCTGGTGGCGGCCGAGGCCTGTATGGCCCCGGCGGCGCTGGCCGAGGCGGAGGAGGCCGCGCGGCAGATCGCGGTGGACCGGGCGCACCTGCTGGCCGGGCTCGCGGAGTTCGACGAGATCCAGGTGACGGGGGTGGCGCAGGGCCCGTTCGTCCTGATCCAGGTGGCGGGCGCCGCCGAGGTACGGGTCCGGCTGCGCGCCCTGGGCTTCGCGGTGCGCCGCGGGGACACCTTCCCGGGGCTGGACCACTCCTGGCTGCGCCTGGCGGTCCGCGACCGGGCGACGACGGGCCGGCTGCTCCAGGCCATGGACCACGCCCTCGCGCTGGCCGCGCCCTGA
- a CDS encoding ZIP family metal transporter, with product MAVIVALGAFLMTLAGGWTAQRVTDRRHLVLGLAGGLMLGVVGLDLLPEALHAAGTEAFGVPLALLLFVAGFLVAHVVERVLAVRQAAHGAEDGARVPQVGLTAASAMVGHSFADGVALGAAFQVGGGMGVAVALAVITHDFADGFNTYTLTSLYGNARRKALLMLFADAVAPVVGAASTLLFTLPEEALGAYLGFFGGVLLYLAAAEILPEAHHKHPALSTLMCTVGGVAGIWLVVGIAE from the coding sequence ATGGCCGTGATCGTGGCGTTGGGCGCGTTCCTGATGACCCTGGCGGGCGGATGGACGGCGCAACGCGTCACCGACCGCCGCCACCTCGTGCTGGGCCTGGCCGGCGGGCTGATGCTCGGCGTGGTCGGCCTCGATCTGCTCCCGGAGGCGCTGCACGCGGCGGGCACCGAGGCATTCGGAGTCCCGCTCGCCCTGCTGCTGTTCGTGGCCGGGTTCCTGGTCGCGCACGTCGTGGAACGCGTACTGGCCGTCCGCCAGGCCGCGCACGGCGCCGAGGACGGCGCCCGCGTCCCCCAGGTCGGGCTCACCGCGGCCTCCGCGATGGTCGGCCACAGCTTCGCCGACGGCGTGGCGCTGGGCGCGGCCTTCCAGGTCGGCGGCGGAATGGGCGTAGCCGTGGCACTGGCCGTCATCACCCACGACTTCGCCGACGGGTTCAACACGTACACCCTCACCAGCCTGTACGGGAACGCCCGCCGCAAGGCCCTGCTGATGCTCTTCGCGGACGCCGTCGCCCCTGTCGTGGGGGCGGCGTCCACTCTGCTCTTCACCCTTCCGGAGGAAGCGCTCGGCGCGTACCTGGGCTTCTTCGGAGGAGTCCTGCTGTACCTGGCCGCCGCCGAGATCCTCCCCGAGGCGCACCACAAGCACCCCGCCCTGTCCACGCTGATGTGCACGGTGGGCGGAGTGGCCGGGATCTGGCTCGTGGTGGGCATCGCGGAGTGA
- a CDS encoding cobyrinate a,c-diamide synthase: MVTSLHIPRLVVTAPSSGSGKTTVATGLMAAFAERGLAVSPHKAGPDYIDPGYHALATGRPGRNLDAFMCGPELVAPLFAHGAAGCDLAVVEGVMGLYDGAAGRGELASTAHVAKLLRAPVVLVVDASSQSRSVAALVHGFASFDPQVRLGGVILNKVGSDRHETMLREALEEAGMPVLGVLRRAPQVAAPSRHLGLVPVAERRSDALAAVAALAEQVRAGCDLDALMALARTAPALSCEAWSPQEALEVPLRGNVHPGGLRQPNPAPPAFEARGPGRSPGARPVVAVAGGAAFTFSYAEHAELLQAAGADVVTFDPLRDEALPEGAAGLVIGGGFPEVYAPELSANEPLRKAVARFAAQGAPVAAECAGLLYLAQSLDGKPMCGVLDADARMSERLTLGYREAVAVSDSTLAAAGTRLRGHEFHRTVIEPGAGAAPAWGFTHPERRVEGFVQQGVHASYLHTHWAAEPSVALRFVAAAADRP, translated from the coding sequence GTGGTGACCTCGCTCCACATCCCGCGGCTGGTCGTCACCGCGCCCTCGTCCGGCAGCGGCAAGACGACCGTCGCGACGGGCCTGATGGCGGCCTTCGCGGAGCGCGGCCTCGCCGTGTCCCCGCACAAGGCCGGGCCCGACTACATCGACCCCGGCTACCACGCGCTGGCCACCGGCCGCCCGGGGCGCAACCTCGACGCCTTCATGTGCGGGCCGGAGCTGGTCGCCCCGCTGTTCGCGCACGGGGCGGCCGGGTGCGACCTCGCCGTGGTCGAGGGCGTGATGGGGCTCTACGACGGGGCCGCCGGGCGGGGCGAGCTCGCTTCGACCGCGCACGTCGCAAAGCTGCTGCGGGCGCCGGTGGTGCTGGTGGTCGACGCCTCCTCGCAGTCGCGGTCGGTGGCGGCGCTGGTGCACGGCTTCGCCTCCTTCGACCCGCAGGTGCGGCTGGGGGGCGTGATCCTGAACAAGGTCGGCTCCGACCGGCACGAGACGATGCTTCGCGAGGCGCTGGAGGAGGCGGGGATGCCGGTGCTCGGCGTCCTGCGGCGGGCTCCGCAGGTGGCCGCGCCCTCGCGGCACCTGGGGCTGGTGCCGGTCGCCGAGCGGCGGTCGGACGCGCTCGCCGCGGTTGCCGCGCTGGCGGAGCAGGTCCGGGCGGGGTGCGACCTGGACGCCCTGATGGCCTTGGCCCGGACGGCCCCGGCATTGTCTTGCGAAGCCTGGTCTCCGCAAGAGGCTCTGGAAGTGCCGCTGCGCGGCAACGTCCATCCAGGCGGACTGCGTCAGCCGAATCCAGCCCCGCCGGCGTTTGAGGCGCGGGGTCCGGGGCGGAGCCCCGGTGCACGACCGGTCGTCGCCGTCGCAGGCGGGGCCGCGTTCACGTTCTCGTACGCCGAGCACGCCGAGCTGCTGCAAGCCGCAGGGGCGGACGTCGTCACCTTCGACCCGCTCCGGGACGAGGCGCTCCCCGAGGGAGCCGCCGGCCTGGTGATCGGCGGCGGGTTCCCCGAGGTGTACGCGCCCGAGCTGTCGGCCAACGAGCCGCTGCGCAAGGCCGTGGCCCGCTTCGCCGCGCAGGGCGCCCCCGTGGCCGCCGAATGCGCAGGGCTGCTGTACCTCGCGCAGTCGCTGGACGGGAAGCCGATGTGCGGGGTGCTGGACGCCGACGCGCGGATGTCGGAGCGCCTCACGCTGGGCTACCGCGAGGCGGTGGCGGTGTCCGACAGCACGCTCGCGGCGGCCGGGACCCGGCTGCGCGGGCACGAGTTCCACCGGACGGTGATCGAGCCGGGCGCGGGGGCCGCGCCGGCCTGGGGCTTCACGCATCCCGAGCGGCGCGTCGAGGGCTTCGTACAGCAGGGTGTGCACGCCAGCTACCTGCACACGCACTGGGCTGCGGAGCCTTCCGTCGCCCTCCGGTTCGTGGCAGCGGCGGCGGACCGGCCGTGA
- the cobO gene encoding cob(I)yrinic acid a,c-diamide adenosyltransferase: MPQGQPSVVPDDGLTTRQRRNRPLVFVHTGPGKGKSTAAFGLALRAWNQGWSIGVFQFVKSAKWKVGEENALKVLGASGEGGPVVWHKMGEGWSWVQRDAQLDNEQAAKEGWEQVKRDLAAETHKLYVLDEFAYPMHWGWIDVDEVIQVLRDRPGTQHVVITGRNAPEKLVEFADLVTEMTKVKHPMDAGQKGQKGIEW, translated from the coding sequence ATGCCGCAGGGACAGCCGTCCGTCGTTCCGGACGACGGACTCACGACGCGCCAGCGCCGCAACCGCCCGCTCGTCTTCGTCCACACCGGCCCCGGCAAGGGCAAGTCGACGGCGGCCTTCGGGCTGGCGCTGCGCGCCTGGAACCAGGGCTGGTCGATCGGGGTGTTCCAGTTCGTCAAGTCGGCGAAGTGGAAGGTCGGCGAGGAGAACGCGCTCAAGGTGCTCGGCGCCTCCGGCGAGGGCGGCCCGGTCGTCTGGCACAAGATGGGCGAGGGCTGGTCCTGGGTCCAGCGGGACGCGCAGCTCGACAACGAGCAGGCGGCCAAGGAGGGCTGGGAGCAGGTCAAGCGCGACCTGGCCGCCGAGACGCACAAGCTGTACGTGCTCGACGAGTTCGCGTACCCGATGCACTGGGGCTGGATCGACGTCGACGAGGTCATCCAGGTGCTGCGCGACCGGCCCGGCACCCAGCACGTGGTGATCACGGGGCGCAACGCCCCCGAGAAGCTGGTGGAGTTCGCGGACCTGGTCACCGAGATGACCAAGGTCAAGCACCCGATGGACGCCGGCCAGAAGGGCCAGAAGGGCATCGAGTGGTGA
- a CDS encoding putative cobaltochelatase produces the protein MSTPYPFTAVVGQADLRLALLLNAVSPAVGGVLVRGEKGTAKSTAVRALSALLPQVAVVSGCRFSCAPVAPDPACPDGPHEAGPGTARPARMVELPVGASEDRLVGALDIERALAEGVKAFEPGLLADAHRGILYVDEVNLLHDHLIDLLLDAAAMGASYVEREGVSVRHAARFLLVGTMNPEEGELRPQLLDRFGLTVEVAASREPAQRVEVVRRRLAYEDDPAGFATRWAGDEHEVRDRVVAARALLPSVRLGDTALLQIAAACAGFEVDGMRADIVMARTATALAAWAGRTEVRKEDVRQAALLALPHRRRRAPFDAPGLDEDKLDEILDQFADEEPQDEPDPSSGPDPDPQTDPETDPDDDGGGPDGGGGVPPQGEGPKAPEAPSDSAPPESPPESAEAPSDAPGATQPSAQEAGGPEQAAVRATEPFRTKMLSVPGLGEGAAGRRSRARTAHGRTTGAQRPRGHLTKLHLAATVHAAAPHQKARGRTGRGLVVRKDDLRQATREGREGNLVLFLVDASGSMAARQRMGAVKGAVLSLLLDAYQRRDKVGLVTFRGSGAELALPPTSSVDAAAARLERLPTGGRTPLAAGLLKAREVLRIERLRDPSRRPLLVVVTDGRATSAGSLGGDPRALSSRSARLLASEGVTSVVVDCESGPVRLGLAGVLAGDLGAPAVTLDGLRADSLAGLVKNVRTSVTSPASHTSNRRAA, from the coding sequence ATGAGTACGCCCTATCCGTTCACCGCAGTGGTCGGCCAGGCCGACCTCCGGCTGGCACTGCTGCTGAACGCTGTCAGCCCCGCGGTCGGTGGTGTACTCGTGCGCGGCGAGAAGGGGACCGCCAAGTCCACGGCCGTGCGCGCGCTGTCGGCGCTGCTGCCGCAGGTGGCCGTCGTCTCCGGATGCCGGTTCTCGTGCGCGCCCGTTGCGCCGGACCCGGCCTGCCCGGACGGCCCGCACGAGGCCGGACCGGGGACGGCGCGGCCGGCCCGGATGGTGGAGCTGCCGGTGGGCGCCTCCGAGGACCGTCTCGTCGGCGCGCTCGACATCGAACGGGCCCTCGCGGAGGGCGTGAAGGCCTTCGAGCCGGGCCTGCTGGCCGATGCCCACCGCGGGATCCTGTACGTGGACGAGGTCAACCTCCTCCACGACCACCTGATCGACCTGCTCCTGGACGCGGCCGCGATGGGCGCGTCCTACGTCGAGCGCGAGGGCGTCTCCGTACGTCACGCGGCCCGCTTCCTGCTCGTCGGCACGATGAACCCGGAGGAGGGCGAGCTGCGGCCGCAGCTCCTGGACCGCTTCGGGCTCACGGTGGAGGTGGCCGCCTCCCGCGAGCCCGCGCAGCGGGTCGAGGTGGTCCGCCGCCGGCTCGCCTACGAGGACGACCCGGCCGGTTTCGCGACCCGCTGGGCCGGTGACGAGCACGAGGTGCGCGACCGGGTGGTGGCGGCGCGGGCGCTGCTGCCGAGCGTGCGGCTCGGGGACACCGCGCTGCTGCAGATCGCCGCGGCCTGCGCGGGCTTCGAGGTCGACGGGATGCGGGCCGACATCGTGATGGCCCGTACCGCGACCGCTCTGGCGGCCTGGGCCGGGCGGACCGAGGTGCGCAAGGAGGACGTACGGCAGGCAGCCCTGCTGGCGCTCCCCCACCGCCGCAGGCGGGCGCCGTTCGACGCGCCGGGCCTGGACGAGGACAAGCTGGACGAGATCCTCGACCAGTTCGCCGACGAGGAACCGCAGGACGAGCCCGACCCCTCGAGCGGCCCGGACCCCGATCCGCAGACCGACCCGGAAACCGATCCGGACGACGACGGCGGCGGCCCCGACGGCGGCGGCGGGGTGCCCCCGCAGGGTGAGGGCCCCAAGGCCCCGGAAGCCCCGTCGGACTCCGCGCCCCCGGAGTCCCCGCCGGAGAGCGCCGAGGCCCCGTCGGACGCCCCCGGGGCCACCCAGCCCTCCGCCCAGGAGGCCGGCGGGCCCGAGCAGGCCGCCGTACGGGCCACCGAGCCGTTCCGCACCAAGATGCTGAGCGTGCCCGGCCTGGGCGAGGGCGCGGCCGGGCGGCGTTCGCGCGCCCGTACCGCGCACGGCCGGACCACCGGCGCCCAGCGCCCCCGCGGGCATCTGACGAAGCTGCACCTGGCGGCCACCGTCCACGCGGCCGCCCCGCACCAGAAGGCCCGCGGGCGCACCGGCCGCGGTCTCGTCGTGCGCAAGGACGACCTGCGGCAGGCGACGCGGGAGGGCCGCGAGGGCAACCTCGTCCTCTTCCTCGTCGACGCCTCCGGTTCCATGGCCGCCCGGCAGCGCATGGGCGCCGTCAAGGGCGCCGTGCTGTCCCTGCTGCTGGACGCCTACCAGCGCCGGGACAAGGTCGGCCTGGTCACCTTCCGCGGCTCCGGCGCCGAGCTGGCGCTGCCGCCCACCTCCTCCGTGGACGCGGCCGCGGCCCGGCTGGAGCGGCTGCCCACCGGCGGCCGCACCCCGCTGGCCGCCGGACTGCTGAAGGCCCGCGAGGTGCTGCGCATCGAGCGGCTGCGGGATCCGAGCAGGCGCCCGCTCCTCGTGGTGGTCACCGACGGCCGGGCCACCTCCGCCGGTTCGCTCGGCGGCGACCCGCGCGCCCTCTCGTCCCGCAGCGCCCGGCTGCTGGCCTCCGAAGGGGTCACGTCCGTGGTGGTGGACTGTGAGTCCGGGCCGGTCCGGCTGGGACTGGCAGGGGTACTGGCCGGCGACCTCGGCGCACCCGCCGTCACGCTCGACGGGCTGCGGGCCGACTCGCTGGCCGGACTCGTGAAGAACGTACGTACATCAGTGACATCTCCCGCTTCGCACACCAGCAACAGGAGGGCCGCGTAA
- a CDS encoding cobyric acid synthase has protein sequence MSGAKRGGGLLVAGTTSDAGKSVVTAGICRWLARQGVKVAPFKAQNMSLNSFVTREGAEIGRAQAMQAQAARVEPTALMNPVLLKPGSDRSSQVVLLGKPVGEMSARGFFGEAGAATRSPSGAVSPGKALHGGRQEQLLGVVTDCLEQLRGTYDAVICEGAGSPAEINLRRTDIVNMGIARAARFPVVVVGDIDRGGVFASFFGTTALLSPEDQSLIAGYLVNKFRGDVSLLEPGMEMLRGLTGRATYGVLPFQHGLGIDEEDGLRVSLRGAVRESVVAPPVGEDVLRVAVCAVPLMSNFTDVDALAAEPGVVVRFVDRAEELADADLVVVPGTRGTVKALAWLRERGLADALARRAAEGRPVLGICGGFQLLGERISDEVESRAGEVDGLGLLPVRVRFEREKTLARPVGSALGEPVEGYEIHHGVAEVLGGETFMSDDNGRGLDGCRVGSVWGTHWHGSLESDGFRRAFLREVAAAAGRRFVPAPDTSFASLREEQLDLLGDLIEEHADTAALLRLIETGAPAGLPFLPPGAP, from the coding sequence ATGAGCGGCGCGAAGCGCGGCGGCGGACTGCTCGTCGCCGGAACCACGTCGGACGCCGGCAAGAGCGTGGTCACGGCCGGCATCTGCCGCTGGCTGGCCCGCCAGGGCGTGAAGGTGGCGCCCTTCAAGGCGCAGAACATGTCGCTGAACTCGTTCGTGACGCGGGAGGGCGCCGAGATCGGGCGCGCCCAGGCGATGCAGGCGCAGGCGGCCCGCGTGGAGCCCACCGCGCTGATGAACCCGGTGCTGCTCAAGCCCGGCAGTGACCGCAGCAGCCAGGTGGTGCTGCTGGGCAAGCCGGTGGGCGAGATGAGCGCCCGGGGGTTCTTCGGGGAGGCCGGGGCCGCGACGCGGTCGCCATCAGGCGCCGTGTCCCCCGGGAAGGCGCTGCACGGCGGGCGGCAGGAGCAGTTGCTGGGCGTCGTCACGGACTGTCTGGAGCAGCTGCGGGGCACGTATGACGCCGTGATCTGCGAGGGGGCGGGCAGTCCGGCCGAGATCAACCTGCGCCGGACCGACATCGTGAACATGGGCATCGCGCGGGCCGCACGGTTCCCGGTGGTCGTGGTCGGCGACATCGACCGCGGCGGGGTCTTCGCGTCCTTCTTCGGGACCACGGCGCTGCTGTCGCCCGAGGACCAGTCCCTGATCGCCGGCTACCTGGTCAACAAGTTCCGCGGCGACGTCTCGCTGCTGGAGCCGGGCATGGAGATGCTGCGCGGCCTGACCGGGCGGGCGACGTACGGGGTGCTGCCCTTCCAGCACGGGCTGGGCATCGACGAGGAGGACGGCCTGCGGGTCTCCCTGCGGGGCGCCGTACGCGAGTCCGTGGTGGCCCCGCCGGTCGGCGAGGACGTGCTGCGGGTCGCGGTGTGCGCGGTGCCGCTGATGTCCAACTTCACGGACGTCGACGCGCTGGCGGCCGAACCGGGTGTCGTGGTGCGGTTCGTGGACCGGGCCGAGGAACTGGCCGACGCGGACCTGGTCGTCGTACCGGGCACCCGCGGCACGGTGAAGGCCCTGGCCTGGCTGCGCGAGCGCGGGCTCGCGGACGCGCTGGCGCGGCGGGCCGCCGAGGGGCGGCCGGTGCTGGGCATCTGCGGCGGGTTCCAGCTGCTGGGCGAGCGGATCTCGGACGAGGTCGAATCGCGGGCGGGCGAGGTCGACGGCCTCGGACTCCTCCCCGTACGGGTCCGCTTCGAACGGGAGAAGACCCTGGCACGGCCGGTGGGTTCGGCGCTGGGGGAGCCGGTCGAGGGCTACGAGATCCACCACGGCGTGGCCGAAGTGCTCGGCGGGGAGACGTTCATGTCCGATGACAACGGACGCGGTCTGGACGGCTGCCGCGTCGGGTCGGTGTGGGGCACCCACTGGCACGGCTCGCTGGAGTCGGACGGCTTCCGCCGCGCGTTCCTGCGGGAGGTGGCGGCGGCCGCGGGTCGCCGGTTCGTGCCTGCCCCGGACACGTCCTTCGCCTCCCTGCGGGAGGAGCAACTGGACCTGCTCGGCGACCTGATCGAGGAGCACGCCGATACCGCTGCGCTGCTCCGCCTGATCGAGACCGGAGCCCCGGCCGGGCTCCCCTTCCTCCCCCCGGGCGCGCCGTGA
- a CDS encoding cobalamin biosynthesis protein: MRADRVFAYGAAAGLIGDRILGDPRRGHPVAAFGRAASAVERALWRDDRARGVLHTLICAGGATAVGALGARAVRARPAAARIALTAAATWAVVGGTSLGREARAIGGALAAGDAEVARERLPHLCGRDPQALDEQQMARAVVESVAENTSDAVVGALVWGAVAGVPGLLAFRAVNTLDAMVGHKSPRYLRYGWASARLDDLAGWPGARLTALAAVAAGPDRRGALRAWRADAAQHPSPNAGPVEASFAGALGVRLGGTLAYGGRVEHRAVLNGGSGRPVEVADIERAVRLSRQVTWLALGACVAARLLVSGTRKRGRRG; the protein is encoded by the coding sequence ATGCGTGCCGACCGCGTCTTCGCGTACGGCGCCGCGGCGGGCCTGATCGGCGACCGGATCCTCGGGGATCCGCGCCGAGGGCACCCCGTGGCCGCCTTCGGACGAGCCGCCTCCGCTGTCGAGCGCGCCCTGTGGCGCGACGACCGCGCCCGGGGCGTCCTGCACACCCTGATATGCGCCGGGGGCGCCACCGCCGTGGGCGCGCTGGGCGCCCGCGCCGTGCGCGCCCGGCCCGCGGCGGCCCGGATCGCCCTGACCGCCGCCGCCACCTGGGCCGTCGTCGGAGGCACCTCACTGGGCCGGGAGGCCCGCGCCATCGGCGGAGCCCTCGCCGCCGGGGACGCCGAAGTGGCCCGCGAGCGCCTGCCCCACCTGTGCGGACGCGATCCGCAGGCCCTGGACGAGCAGCAGATGGCCCGCGCCGTCGTGGAGTCGGTCGCGGAGAACACCTCCGACGCGGTGGTCGGGGCCCTGGTGTGGGGCGCCGTCGCCGGTGTCCCCGGGCTGCTGGCCTTCCGCGCCGTGAACACCCTGGACGCGATGGTCGGCCACAAGTCGCCCCGCTACCTGCGCTACGGCTGGGCCTCCGCCCGGCTCGACGACCTGGCGGGCTGGCCGGGCGCCCGGCTGACGGCCCTCGCCGCCGTGGCCGCGGGCCCCGACCGGCGCGGGGCCCTGCGGGCCTGGCGCGCGGACGCCGCCCAGCACCCCAGCCCGAACGCCGGACCCGTGGAGGCCTCCTTCGCCGGGGCCCTCGGCGTCAGACTGGGCGGGACCCTGGCGTACGGCGGCCGGGTCGAGCACCGGGCCGTGCTGAACGGCGGGTCGGGGCGGCCGGTGGAGGTCGCGGACATCGAGCGGGCGGTACGGCTGTCGCGGCAGGTGACCTGGCTGGCCCTGGGCGCCTGTGTGGCCGCCAGGCTGCTGGTATCCGGTACGAGGAAGAGGGGGCGGCGCGGATGA
- a CDS encoding inorganic phosphate transporter, giving the protein MEHITLLLGIVIITALVFDFTNGFHDTANAMATTISTGALKPKTAVAMSAVLNLVGAFLSVEVAKTISKGLVNEEGIQPEVIFAALVGAILWNLVTWLVGLPSSSSHALMGGLIGAAVASAGLGAVNGDTLVTKVLIPAIAAPLVAGLAAMLATKVTYKFGNKVGEKTSAKGYRAGQIASAGLVSLAHGTNDAQKTMGIITLALIAGGAIAPDANPPVWVILSAGVAIALGTYLGGWRIIRTMGKGLTDLEPQQGFAAQTSAATVILASSNLGFSLSTTHSCSGAVMGAGLGRKGGVVRWSTATRMFVAWGLTLPAAALVSAGAELVMRTGDVGIAAVAVFLIASCAAIWFISRRQVIDHNNVNDVPAAEAGEPGVVTTAIAAVTVPPTVAAAGTNAAGTTAAVTDDALKATIPAATATPAAPAAAV; this is encoded by the coding sequence ATGGAGCACATAACGCTTCTCCTCGGGATCGTGATCATTACCGCTCTCGTGTTCGACTTCACGAACGGTTTCCACGACACGGCCAACGCGATGGCCACCACCATCTCGACCGGCGCCCTCAAGCCCAAGACGGCGGTGGCCATGTCCGCCGTGCTCAACCTCGTCGGAGCGTTCCTGTCCGTGGAGGTCGCCAAGACGATCTCCAAGGGCCTGGTCAACGAGGAGGGCATCCAGCCAGAGGTGATCTTCGCCGCCCTGGTCGGCGCGATCCTCTGGAACCTCGTCACCTGGCTGGTCGGACTGCCCTCCAGCTCCTCGCACGCCCTGATGGGCGGCCTGATCGGTGCCGCGGTAGCCTCCGCCGGCCTCGGCGCGGTCAACGGGGACACGCTCGTCACCAAGGTGCTGATCCCCGCGATCGCGGCCCCGCTCGTCGCCGGTCTGGCAGCGATGCTGGCCACGAAGGTCACGTACAAGTTCGGCAACAAGGTCGGCGAGAAGACCTCGGCCAAGGGTTACCGCGCCGGTCAGATCGCCTCCGCCGGACTCGTCTCCCTCGCGCACGGCACCAACGACGCGCAGAAGACGATGGGCATCATCACCCTGGCGCTCATCGCGGGCGGCGCGATCGCGCCGGACGCGAACCCGCCGGTGTGGGTCATCCTCTCCGCCGGTGTCGCGATCGCGCTCGGTACCTACCTGGGCGGCTGGCGCATCATCCGCACCATGGGCAAGGGCCTGACCGACCTGGAGCCGCAGCAGGGCTTCGCCGCCCAGACCTCGGCCGCCACGGTCATCCTGGCCTCCTCGAACCTCGGCTTCTCGCTCTCCACCACCCACTCGTGCTCCGGCGCGGTCATGGGTGCGGGCCTGGGCCGCAAGGGCGGTGTGGTCCGCTGGTCCACCGCGACCCGCATGTTCGTCGCCTGGGGTCTGACCCTGCCGGCCGCCGCCCTCGTCTCGGCGGGCGCCGAACTGGTCATGCGCACCGGCGACGTCGGCATCGCCGCCGTCGCGGTCTTCCTGATCGCCTCCTGCGCCGCAATCTGGTTCATCTCGCGCCGCCAGGTGATCGACCACAACAACGTCAACGACGTGCCGGCCGCCGAGGCCGGGGAGCCGGGGGTCGTCACCACGGCGATCGCGGCCGTCACCGTCCCGCCGACCGTCGCCGCGGCCGGTACGAACGCCGCCGGTACGACCGCCGCGGTCACGGACGACGCCCTCAAGGCCACCATCCCGGCCGCGACCGCGACGCCTGCGGCTCCGGCCGCGGCGGTCTGA